A DNA window from Bacteroides cellulosilyticus contains the following coding sequences:
- a CDS encoding glycoside hydrolase 5 family protein, with the protein MRHLFLLTLLLSFLGACTPKPVESSFVHVNANGQFIRNGKPYYYVGTNFWYGAILGSEGEGGDRERLHKELDFLKSIGINNLRVLVGADGENGVKTRVQPSLQVAPGVYNDTILAGLDYFMNELRKRDMTAVLYLNNSWEWSGGYSVYLQWSGHGKAVVPAIDGWPAYMEYVKQFQQSDSAKVLFVNYVKDIVTRTNRYNQIKYVDDPTLMSWQIGNEPRAFSDENKEPFVKWMADVAALIKSLDSNHMVSSGSEGAAGCEGDIALYERVHADPNIDYLNIHIWPYNWGWVKADSLKELLPRAKENTKKYINDHMVVAQKYKKPVVLEEFGFPRDGFRFSKSTSTEVRDEYYQYVFDLIRQDRENGGLFAGCNFWAWGGFAEQNPDHIYWEKGDDYTGDPAQEEQGLNSVFATDTTVEIIKTENAKLK; encoded by the coding sequence ATGAGACACTTATTCTTATTGACTCTTCTTTTATCCTTTTTGGGTGCATGTACTCCTAAACCTGTTGAAAGCTCATTCGTTCATGTGAATGCGAACGGACAGTTCATCCGTAATGGAAAACCCTATTATTATGTAGGTACCAATTTCTGGTACGGTGCCATTCTTGGTTCTGAAGGTGAAGGAGGCGATCGTGAACGCCTGCATAAAGAATTGGATTTTCTGAAAAGTATCGGTATTAATAATTTGCGTGTATTGGTAGGTGCGGACGGTGAAAATGGTGTGAAAACCCGTGTGCAACCTTCTCTGCAAGTAGCTCCCGGTGTGTATAATGATACTATTTTAGCCGGATTGGATTACTTCATGAATGAATTGCGCAAACGGGATATGACCGCCGTACTTTATTTGAATAACTCCTGGGAGTGGAGTGGTGGTTATTCTGTATATCTGCAATGGTCGGGACACGGTAAGGCTGTAGTGCCTGCAATAGACGGCTGGCCTGCCTATATGGAGTACGTGAAACAATTTCAGCAATCGGATAGCGCGAAGGTGTTGTTTGTCAATTATGTCAAAGACATCGTCACAAGAACAAATAGGTATAATCAGATAAAATATGTGGATGATCCAACGCTTATGTCCTGGCAGATAGGCAATGAGCCTCGCGCTTTTTCCGATGAAAACAAGGAGCCTTTCGTTAAATGGATGGCGGATGTTGCCGCTCTTATTAAGTCACTTGATTCCAATCACATGGTTTCTTCGGGAAGTGAAGGTGCTGCGGGATGTGAGGGGGACATTGCATTATATGAAAGAGTGCATGCAGATCCGAATATTGACTATCTGAATATCCATATTTGGCCTTATAACTGGGGATGGGTAAAAGCTGATAGTTTGAAAGAACTTCTTCCGCGAGCTAAGGAGAATACGAAGAAATATATTAATGATCACATGGTGGTTGCGCAGAAATATAAGAAGCCTGTGGTACTTGAAGAATTTGGCTTCCCTCGTGATGGTTTTCGTTTTTCTAAAAGCACTTCGACAGAAGTTCGTGATGAGTATTATCAATATGTATTTGATTTGATTCGTCAGGACCGGGAGAACGGCGGACTTTTTGCCGGATGTAACTTTTGGGCATGGGGTGGTTTTGCTGAACAGAATCCCGACCATATCTATTGGGAAAAGGGAGATGATTACACCGGAGATCCGGCTCAGGAAGAGCAGGGGTTGAATTCTGTTTTCGCAACGGATACTACTGTTGAGATTATAAAAACTGAAAATGCAAAATTGAAATAA